GTGACCAACTCCCATGTTTGCTCAGACTCCTGGAACCCTATCTGCCAGAGGTCATCCCCGCATCTTCAGAGGCTAGATCTCACAGTTTTCCTCAAAAGTATTGCCACTCTAGGAGGGGTTGGGAGGGGGCTTCATAGCCATTATGCGATCATGCTATTTCCACACCTGCATTAGCACATGTtgcaaatgtaaaataaataaataaatcaatcaatcagaaaGTGTATTTGAGCATAATTTTGTACCAAAATGACATTTGGCTCATTTGCAAGTGCATTCATGAGCAGGAAAATCAAAATAATTAAGGCAAAGGGTCGAAAGAAAGACTTTGAGTCTCTACAAGTCAGGTTCCCCCTGAGGAGCATTTTACAACTGAATGAAAGCTGCAAAAGAATCACACGATCACAACTAAGGAACTGACAAAGAATATGGAGCCAtcagcggacccggcgccacgagggggcgtttgggggcgacgccccctcacgtcatcaacctcgccccctcggatatgagttatcaaaaacaaaaacaaaaataaaaaagaaagaaaaagaaatactggaaattatagcgcctcgcagtttctcggattttttagtccaattttgcatgctttttttttttttttttttttacagtgcattgtgctctgcgtcctcatcaagcaggccggtgttctgtcgagatgacgggacacctgttgcggcaccgcgaagggagagtacgcacattgtgttctgcgtgtctgtttataagaatcttctcgcccagaagaaaaaagagcgccaacaactacccataactgtgttcttcactcggaaaaagacacatgcagcgaggtgtgagtggaaaaaggcgcaacagtggcgcggcgtcaggacgaagaggcgtgatcagaggaacagtgaaatactggtcagtcactattaataatttcttgtgtccaacctcgtaggttgatcgttaaaattaaattcattagttctaaaagccataataattatttataggaaaacgttctatttttatttctcaaacaaatgtttgggcctgaaaacaggttggtcttatttttctactaaggtttgaactttgagtgtttacacacgagagaaaagtgagaaaatgttaatgcctgtttgagaaaactgtataaagtgtgtagtgaggggttatacagccttaaaacgtctataataactgtaaaaaataacgctgtctactttgcggatttcgcctattgcaggctatttttagaacgtaactcctgcgataaacgagggaccactgtgtatctacatgaaaggtttatgtttGACCCGTTGTGCGACTGTCATGCCCAGTtgagctgtgtttgcgcttgtgatggagggctgtatgtggggttaatctactgtctcgtgtcgtttctcagatcagttgttattttggttttgtggtatgcaggagatcacttgaccgagggtctatacgttcaaataataattaaaaaaatactgtcatcgctctttactcttagtcagtcagtctcttacaacggtgttgcctaaatacacgagctttctaggagcgcacccaattaattacgcacgctcagaggcaggaaccctccggtgcgcactattttttttttgggggggggggcgaccctgccccctgtgataaactcattgccctcttaatatttttttctggcgccagaCCTGGCCATCAGATAGAGATGGAACATCATGTGCCATTAAGATATATGTAAGCTTATAGCCTCACTTGTAtattgattttattgttttttttaattgactttgGTCATAACTGAAAGCCAGTGACAGGAAGAGACAGAGACAATGTGCATTAAGTGGAAACCACAAGGACACCCACCAAGACACATCTCTATAAAAGGGTCTGCTTGCACCCTTAGACAAGAGGTGACATTTCCTGCCGACATGATGTACGCTGTCCTTTTTCTTGTTCTGACATGTCTAGGACAAAGTGGTAAGACTGCCAGGTTTGATGATGTTTCAAAACCCAAAACATTTGACATTTACTTTTAAAGAATTgccttttttgtcttttcagcACGTGGAAGTGAAATCATCAATGGGCGCAATGCAGAGAAGAACACAATGATGTACATGGCATCTGTGCAGAATAAAATCCGTCATCACATTTGCGGGGGGTTCCTTGTGGCTGAACAGTTTGTGCTCACCGCTGCACACTGTTATGCCTTGTGAGTTGTTGTTCCACTTTAGtgaaattcacaaaaatgtttttACAAACAGCAGGTTGTCCTGTTATTTTCAAATGATGCAtcacatttcacttatttgttgtTCTTTTATTTCTATGTATTTAATAATCTGTCATTAATATTCAGGAATCCGACAAGTGTTGTTCTTGGCACTCACAATCTCAAGGCTGTGAAAGATCGAGAAATGAGATATCAAGTAACGACATGCAAACacccaaattttaaaaatgtcttgAAGGGGTTTGACATCATGCTCCTGAAAGTAAGTAGATTCAACTCAAAACCTTTCAATGAGGCAACACTAACATGATGCCACAACACGTATTATACTGATAATGACAACTTTTATTTACAGGGGTCATATTATGCATGTTTCCTACAAGTTAATGCATGTGACAAGGGAGCGTACAAACAGATATTAACGGTTGTAACCACAATTCCACCATAGAAAGTGACGTTATCCACCTCCTCCCTTGTGGAATCAGGTCTCACATTTTGTACCTGTTGCTCCAAATGCAAAGGCGCTGCTTTTGCCAAACCTGAGCCCAGATATGGACTTCTGTCAGACACATCAAGAATTTCTAAACGAGGCCATTTTTGGCATAGATTTCATTACAAGAGTAGAGTTTCTTACTGCAGAGACAGAACTCATAATGTTTGATGATTGTTTCTCCTGGAACCACAACCTCATTTgaatgtaaattaaaaaatatattgcATAATATGTCCCCTTATATTTGTCTGCTGAAGGATGACAAGTGGGTTGCTACAGGTCCAATTGCCAATTTTTTGTAAACTTTTTGATTTTTCAGTTGTCTAGGAAGGTTCACTTGGTTAAACCAATTCAACTTCCAAAACGTAAAGTGCAGCTTAAAGACAAACAGCAGTGCCACGTAGCTGGATGGGGTTACAGTAAAACCGGAGGCACCGTTGTTGATAATCTACAAGTGGTGGATGTGTCCATCATTAACAAAAAGGAGTGTCAGAAGGCATGGAGGAAAGTCGAAAGAGATATAAGGCTTCCAAGTAGCATTATCTGCGCAGGTGCATATCGCACAAAAAAAGGATTCTGTCAGGTAGGACATTTGTTCTTCAAACACTGCTGGGAAACCGCAGAAAAATTCCACTAATGGATAAACTGTTTCTTCGCAGGGTGATTCTGGTGGCCCACTGGTGTGTGATGGAATTCCAGTTGGTGTTGTGTCAGCCAACAGGAGAGGAATCTGTGATTACCCAGATGTTCCCAACATCTACACAAACCTCACCAAATTCCTCCAATGGATCAACAAAGTTATCAAGAATAACGGCTGTTGAATAAGTCATCTGTACATCATTTCGTTCAGTTTACATTTCTATGTCTGAAGTATTTTCTGAGTCCAAGTTACTCTGTCTACATTTACTCCTGAACCTGAATGCATTTCTTTTTAGAATTTTGCAGTACATTTTTGTTCAgaatacataagtatttacaaatTGATGTCTGGGTATACTTTACTGCTTGTTTCCACTCTTTAAATAATGTTAAACCAGTGGTTTAACTCCATCACACACAAGACAGTGAAAATTGTTACTAAAACAACTTGGAGGCTTCAGCAATTATAAAGACTCAGTTTTAACAAGTTGGTGCTGGAATTTGTTTTTCTGTATTCTATATTAATGAACTGCAGCTTTTCTATTTGCtatagttacacacacacacacacacacacacacacacacacacacacacacacacacacacacacacacacacacacacacacacacacacacacacacacacacacacacacacacacacacacacacacacacacatcaatgtGTTGCCAGGTTTTCCTTTGTGAGCAGGGAATCAAATCAAAGCTTCTGTCTTCTCAAGTTTACCTCTTTAACTTCTATACAGTCACCTCCCAGGCTATCGTGGAAGATTTATAGTAAAACATGCAAAAGGTAATGCACAAAAATTCTTGCATAACCACATATGAGGGGTGACTGAAAAATTTTGATCTTGACTGCAAAAAAGTAGAGtgaggttctccatcttttgcatcctgagaaaccaacatttcttttgATAGTATGTGAAAATGTGACTTACTGAGTGCAATGGGAAAACTTGTGGGCGTGCTGTGATTCAATATCTCATGAATAAGGAGATCCACATTGGGGGGGTCCTCCCCTAATGTGGCAATCACATTAGGGGAGGACCCCCTATCTTATGCTGCAGTTAAACACTGCTCAGCCAAATTCAAGAGGAGCAGAACAATCATCAGAGATGGAGCAAGATCAGAAAGACCCAGAACTGCCACCTCACCCAAGATGACCCTGAAGATCCATGATATGGTCCTCGCTAACAGAAGTGTAAATGAGCATGACATAGCCAGTACTGTAGACGTTTCTCAGGACAGAGTTCATTCTGCTCTGACGGAGGAACTGGGAATGATGATACTTTTAGTAAGATGGGTCCCAAGGCTTCTCATGACCGATCAGAAATGTGGAAGGTTCCAGATGTCCAGGGAGAATGTTTGGCTTTTTGAGGGAGATCCGGATAACTTCACGTGATGATTGGTGACCATTCATCACTTTAAACCGGAGTCCAAACAACAGTCAAAGTAAAGAAACTCCCTTGCCAAAGAAAACCAAAGCTGTATCATCTGCTAGAAAGGTCATCCTCTCTGAGATAGTGAGGGTGACCTAACGGTGGACTATCTCCAGAAGGGACAGACAATTAATGGGGCCTATTATGCTTCCCTTTTGTGACAGCTGTGGGAGAACTTAAAGCAGAAGCGGCATGGAATGCTCTGAGGTGTTCTGTCTCAGCAGAACAATGCTCCTGTCGTCCTGGTCACCGCAATGGCTGCCATTCATGAATGTGGCTTTGAACTTGCTCCACACTTACCTTATTCCACAATTACCTTATTCCTGTGATTTGGCTCCTTCTGACTTCTTTCTGTTCCCAAACATGAAAAAGGTATCTTTCTGGAATGCATTATGATGctgataatgatgtcatatctgcaGTAAATGACTTCCTTGAGGTCCAGGAAAAGACCTTCTATGTCAGGGGTACAGACATTTTTCAGCTTGTGAGCTACTTTTAACATGACCAACTCAAAATGATTTACCTACATTACAAATGCTAAACATACATTGGCTAATGCACTAAACAGTGCAGAACTGTAGTGAAATGTAGTCCCAGAGTAATACTGACTTAAATGTATTAGTTGTTAGAATAATCATCATTATAACTAATAGTAGTATTTAGTAGTATGAAaactgtcttcaaaagtggacctttaatctttaACCTCTTTCTGTCTGGGTTCACCCTTGGCTTcccgtctgagcaggaagaatggataacgtgTGTATTATTGCAAAAAGCATGACCTGATGTATAGGTAAGAAGactttattgttatgtgtcggacgcagctcggagaaccgaccagcgtttgaaggacccagtatgaaataagcagagcacggtacaaaggctaactgaatttaatacataacagtgaaaatgtaataacagaaaggtgcggcctggcgtggtgcgctcccagcagcgctaacggtccggagccagaagctgtttcggacccaaggaccccgccgacaccccccaggtggccgcaacaaccaagtctgtgaaagaaggaaccattatgtgagtccacactctacacacagaacacttaaaggtgtacaaacagcaaacacttcctggcttgattactgatcagcttcccaacctgcaggcatggaacatcccgttcacaaaactccaccgcagtggaagctgatacatgactaacatacagctcaatacaataaggtgtgagggacaccacatttactgactgtataactgttagtcacaaaatccaacgtacctcaggaagtgtgctgacgagcgtgagacctcaccccctcctctttcacagaccgtgcatcaaacctggacattctcagcgtccgctgctgatgagatggctcccaagacgacgatctcacccgtctggtcacaaggtcgagtctctggcaaatacacactgtgcactccagtcttaaatgccaacatgctccaatccatccagatgcacctcagctgtgagtcctgacgagtcgcaggtgatcagggtgaggtccagacagcctcagcaacacagccactcagtcccaaatgcacgccacctgggaggaaaacaaaaagacaaacaaaccggcagccaggcccccccagccatataacatttatcagcattttttacatcatgccatcctcagaaagagactttaggcacatttgtggcaaataaataaagtggtagtatttgttgttaaagcGTCGTGGGTCTTTCGCTGTTTTTTGTATCCAGTTTATCCACAGTGAGGACACACATAGAGCTTGAAAGAAATGAAATGTGTAAAAATATGTTCGTAAAACTCACTGCAGGTGCACTGTCATCATTGCACTTTGAGACACAGAGAGATGacaacaactgtttttttttcaacttggagctgctgcacaaaacagcagatgaacAGCTTGCAGTATCAAACGCAAAAAGTGAAAACAATGGGCGGTTCAGCCAAACCCCAACCTCCCCCTGTCTACGGGCCAGTTTtaatgccagttttcttcagagaagtcacaggatggatacataaacatttccaagtcactgaatatgtcttggactttacagTGGCTTGCGAAAGTATGCCCCTTGGCATTTCatgcattttcatttgtttacggcatttcaaatgcaaaatgtagatcaggcttctcagtataaaagtttctaaaattatgttccttagattcaaactgaaagtaaatctgtacaacttgatataaattaattaaatatataaaagtcaagatgatgggttgcataacaaaccagcccctttggtataatacctgtaaataaccagtttaacagccagttttcttcagacaagtcagagaatggatacatgaacatttccaagttactaagtacagtagtgttcagaataatagtagtgcaatgtgactaaaaagatgaatccaggttttgagtatatttcttgttgttacatgggaaacaaggtaccagtagattcagtagattctcacaaatccaacaagaccaagcattcatgatatgcacactcttaaggctatgaaattgggctattagtaaaaaaaaaagtagaaaagagggtgttcacaataatagtagcatgtgctgttgacgcaacaaactcaaacctattatgttcaaactgcttttttagcaatcctgtgaatcactaaactagtatttagttgtataactacagtttttcatgatttcttcacatctgcaaggcattaattttgttggtttggaaccaagattttgcttgtttactggtgtgcttggggtcattgtcttgttgaaacacccatttcaagggcatgtcctcttcagcataaggcaacatgacctcttcaagtattttgacatatccaaactgatccatgatacctggtatgcgatatataggcccaacaccatagtaggagaaacatgcccatatcatgatgcttgcaccaccgtgcttcactgtcttcactgtgaactgtggcttgaattcagagtttgggggtcgtctcagaaactgtctgcggcccttggacccaaaaagaactcatcagtccacaaaatattcctccatttctctttaggccagttgttgtgttctttggcaaattgtaacctcttctgcacgtcttttatttaacagagggactttgtgggggagtcctgcaaataaattagcttcacacaggcataataagaaatatactcaaaacctggattaatctttttagtcacatagcactactattattctgaacactactgtatgtcttgaactttatttacatcagttttgaagaaatacaaacagtatggtcaaTTTGTGTGGcttagacagttttcaaaaactgagtgactgtgcaagaagaagcatGAGGAAAGcgaccaagacacctagacaacccagaataagttacaggcttctgtggctgtgtttggagaaattgtgcatggtgcatttttgcattttgtatcaccagttatacagcttcatgatgaagtggtactgaggagggttttctttcaccaaaacattaaatccaggctcagatgtatcttcttgcagattgtagctgaactttcaggtcttctttttaataaaaccctcctctatgccacttcattatgaagctgtataactggggatacagctCAGGAGAAACCAGCAACCTGTTCTTCAAGATATGTACACTACAAAAATGCATTGGTGGAGTCCGTGGATAAATACAATAAGTCAATCCCCTCCATACTGTTAACATATAATAACTCAAACACAATAAATGCTCTTGTGTTGTGACTCAACAAAGTAAAAGCACACATAATGAGctcaaaatgatgaaatgttggtcATCTTTGATTCAGCAGATCAATACAAAAAGCAAGTTTGTTTATCTGTTGTTTGTATATCTGTCTGCCACCTTCTAGAAATGCTTTTGGCTTGTTGCAGGGTATGTgtttgagtgtgaatgtgtttgtctgtccatatgtggccctgtgataaaaTGGCATCCTGCTCATcccgttatacagcttcatgatgaagtggtatcgaggaggattttctttcactaaatctaggcttgtatcttagatgtaccttctggcagatTGTAGCTGACCTTTTAAGTTTTCTTTTTAAGCTTTCtttttacaaaacaataagatgccacacaaattatttgtgccactcagaaaacaaaacaaaacagaacaatacCTGTCTTGTGTTGGACATCAA
The nucleotide sequence above comes from Thalassophryne amazonica chromosome 10, fThaAma1.1, whole genome shotgun sequence. Encoded proteins:
- the LOC117519549 gene encoding mast cell protease 1A-like — encoded protein: MCIKWKPQGHPPRHISIKGSACTLRQEVTFPADMMYAVLFLVLTCLGQSARGSEIINGRNAEKNTMMYMASVQNKIRHHICGGFLVAEQFVLTAAHCYALNPTSVVLGTHNLKAVKDREMRYQVTTCKHPNFKNVLKGFDIMLLKLSRKVHLVKPIQLPKRKVQLKDKQQCHVAGWGYSKTGGTVVDNLQVVDVSIINKKECQKAWRKVERDIRLPSSIICAGAYRTKKGFCQGDSGGPLVCDGIPVGVVSANRRGICDYPDVPNIYTNLTKFLQWINKVIKNNGC